A single Gemmatimonadota bacterium DNA region contains:
- a CDS encoding polysaccharide biosynthesis protein — MRRFFMTIPEAVQLVLQAGALGAGGELFVLDMGDPVKIADLARDLIRLSGLEEGEDIEIKYTGIRPGEKLYEEVLFGDEDVRETAHPKVIRVLAADPDADLEGRIDELIRLATIAQAEEARLRDMIVELVPDFHVPERGPEVIALRARISGEHRRYQ; from the coding sequence ATGCGCCGCTTCTTCATGACCATCCCGGAGGCGGTGCAGTTGGTCCTGCAGGCGGGCGCACTCGGGGCCGGCGGGGAGCTCTTCGTCCTCGACATGGGCGACCCCGTGAAGATCGCCGACCTCGCGCGAGACCTCATTCGTCTCTCCGGCCTGGAGGAAGGCGAGGACATCGAGATCAAGTACACCGGCATCCGGCCCGGCGAGAAGCTCTACGAGGAGGTGCTCTTCGGGGACGAGGACGTCCGCGAGACGGCGCATCCGAAGGTCATCCGCGTGCTCGCGGCGGACCCTGACGCCGACCTCGAGGGGCGCATCGATGAACTCATCCGCCTGGCCACGATCGCGCAGGCCGAGGAGGCGCGCTTGCGCGACATGATCGTCGAACTGGTCCCAGACTTCCACGTGCCGGAGCGTGGTCCCGAGGTCATCGCGCTCCGGGCGCGCATCTCGGGCGAGCATCGCCGCTACCAGTAG
- a CDS encoding DUF3575 domain-containing protein: MRARTIRTLLAGLVGVSGLGASSLRAQGAEAAPAAGSPALLKVGASSLLGIPMLGVERPLRDARRSFQWDVMLSPWRSVQGYPLQFAVGTAEWRLYRRPARTGWYAAWHVGAAVFRLQKPFYRDTTLYQEGGALLAGASVGHVWRLRGGRTVEAYLGAGTVQSLYKGYDRATGRRYDGARLWNVSGEFVPYRTGLNLSVPLRWGGGGRGGGGGGGGGGGGGRGGGYRASWRYW; this comes from the coding sequence ATGCGCGCGCGGACGATTCGAACGCTGCTGGCCGGTCTCGTCGGGGTCTCCGGACTCGGGGCGTCGAGCCTACGCGCGCAGGGGGCCGAGGCGGCGCCGGCCGCGGGATCGCCGGCGCTCCTCAAGGTCGGCGCATCCTCACTGCTCGGGATCCCGATGCTCGGGGTGGAACGACCGCTGCGCGACGCGAGGCGGAGCTTCCAGTGGGACGTGATGCTCTCGCCGTGGCGTTCGGTCCAAGGCTATCCGCTGCAGTTCGCCGTCGGGACGGCGGAGTGGCGCCTCTATCGTCGCCCGGCCCGCACCGGGTGGTACGCAGCGTGGCATGTCGGCGCCGCGGTCTTTCGCCTCCAGAAGCCGTTCTACCGCGACACCACGCTATATCAGGAGGGTGGCGCTCTCCTCGCCGGCGCGAGCGTCGGCCACGTCTGGCGGCTGCGTGGCGGGCGCACGGTCGAGGCCTACCTCGGCGCGGGCACGGTCCAGTCGCTCTACAAGGGCTACGACCGCGCGACGGGGCGGCGCTACGATGGTGCGCGGCTCTGGAACGTGAGCGGGGAGTTCGTGCCGTACCGCACGGGGCTCAACCTGAGCGTGCCGCTCCGCTGGGGGGGGGGGGGCCGGGGGGGGGGGGGGGGGGGGGGGGGGGGGGGGGGGGGGGGGCGGGGGGGGGGTTACCGGGCGAGTTGGCGCTACTGGTAG
- a CDS encoding SDR family NAD(P)-dependent oxidoreductase, producing the protein MKSLAEGRTVLVTGAGGSIGSELCRQIAALQPSLLVLLDHSENQVFEIEGELRRRNPTLKVSPVIADVRDQSRIRIVFERFRPFAVFHAAAHKHVPLMEENVVEAITNNVMGTRNVVEAAIESGVTHFVLISTDKAVRPTSIMGATKRLAEILVRVAAARASRHFVAVRFGNVLGSRGSVVPTFLRRSSAAGR; encoded by the coding sequence GTGAAGTCCCTCGCGGAGGGGCGGACGGTCCTCGTCACCGGCGCCGGCGGCTCGATCGGCTCCGAACTCTGCCGTCAGATCGCGGCGCTGCAGCCCTCACTGCTCGTCCTGCTCGACCACTCCGAGAATCAGGTCTTCGAGATCGAGGGCGAACTCCGCCGCCGCAATCCGACGCTGAAGGTCTCGCCCGTGATCGCCGATGTCCGGGACCAGTCACGGATCCGGATCGTGTTCGAACGCTTCCGGCCCTTCGCCGTCTTCCACGCGGCCGCGCACAAGCACGTCCCGCTGATGGAGGAGAACGTCGTCGAGGCCATCACGAACAACGTGATGGGAACGCGGAACGTCGTCGAGGCGGCGATCGAGTCGGGGGTGACGCACTTCGTGCTGATCTCCACGGACAAGGCGGTGCGCCCGACGTCGATCATGGGCGCCACCAAGCGGCTCGCGGAGATCCTCGTGCGCGTCGCGGCGGCGCGCGCCTCCCGCCATTTCGTGGCCGTGCGCTTCGGCAACGTCCTCGGCTCGCGCGGCTCGGTGGTCCCGACCTTCCTGCGCAGATCGAGCGCGGCGGGCCGGTGA
- a CDS encoding regulatory protein RecX: MARRAGRYAVEVAGVAVAPVSVDTIAELKLRVGRLLDAPELARLVEASAMTACYDKALDALARRARSAKDLERWLADREHPRSAIVAALERLTALGLLDDLAFARAFARSRASGKGFGPRRVVAELGRKGVPRPVIDQVMRELETAADEESEGALSAAEREVATVRAAAEKRLRSLARLEPEVARRRLTGWLVRRGFGVGVASRVARELLPR; this comes from the coding sequence GTGGCGCGGCGCGCGGGGCGGTACGCGGTCGAGGTCGCGGGGGTCGCGGTCGCGCCGGTCTCGGTGGACACCATCGCGGAGCTCAAGCTCCGGGTCGGACGGCTCCTCGACGCGCCGGAACTCGCCCGTCTCGTCGAGGCCTCCGCGATGACGGCGTGCTACGACAAGGCGCTCGACGCGCTTGCCCGGCGCGCGCGGAGCGCGAAGGATCTGGAGCGCTGGCTGGCCGACCGGGAGCACCCGCGCTCGGCGATCGTGGCGGCACTCGAGCGCCTGACGGCCCTGGGATTGCTCGACGACCTCGCCTTCGCGCGCGCGTTCGCCCGCTCCCGTGCGAGCGGCAAGGGCTTCGGCCCGCGGCGCGTGGTGGCCGAACTGGGCCGCAAGGGCGTGCCGCGGCCCGTCATCGACCAGGTGATGCGGGAGCTCGAGACCGCGGCCGACGAGGAGTCGGAGGGGGCATTGTCAGCGGCGGAGCGCGAGGTGGCGACGGTGCGCGCGGCGGCGGAGAAGCGGCTGCGCTCGCTCGCGCGGCTCGAGCCGGAGGTGGCGCGGCGCCGGCTCACGGGGTGGCTCGTGCGGCGCGGGTTCGGGGTCGGCGTGGCGTCGCGGGTGGCGAGGGAACTGCTGCCCCGGTGA